TGGTTTGCTCACCGCAAAAGAGCTGAAATACGGAATGATAGCCACCACTTTTATCACACTTTTTCTAGCCAGTCTTTTAATTTTTATTGCCTTCGGGAATGAAAACTTTATACTTTCTGTTGTTTTCTTTAACTTAGGAATTGCCGCAATTATTGCTGCAATCACGTATACTGTAGGGAAAAATGCATACGGGTATCGCGCTTTAGGTGATGTCTTTGTCTTTGTGTTTTTTGGCTTGGTAGGTGTAATGGGGTGTTATTATTTATTCACCCAAAACCTTTCAGAATATATTATTTTTCCTGCAATCACTGTTGGTTTATTAAGCGCGGCAGTGTTAAACTTAAATAACATGCGCGATCGCTTAGCAGACGCCAAAGTAAACAAAAAGACTCTTGCAGTGGTACTAGGTGAAAAACCAGCAAAATTATACCACAGCTTACTAGTCATTATTGCATTTCTAAGTGCGCTTTTTTATTTTTTTATAACTGAAAGTACCTTGCCTCACTATATTCCATTACTTTCATTTATCCCCGTTTTTCTGAATGTATGGGTGGTTTTTAAAAATAACGAACCTGTGAAGCTAGACCCTGAACTAAAGAAGGTGGCTTTGAGTACTTTTTTATTCTCACTGCTTTTTTTATTGGTAACAATGTTCCTGTAAGGCCTTACTTTTAAAATTTTTTAACATAATTAACCGCAAGGTCTTGTACATTTAAAGAAAAATAAGAAGATGAACATTACTTTTTACGGACAAAACAGTCTCTCTATAGTTATAGATGAAACGAACATTATGGTAGATCCTTTTATTAGTGGAAATCCGCTAGCAAAAGAAACCATAGACATACAATCGCTTAAAGCTGACTATATTTTATTAACGCACGCGCATCAAGATCATATATTAGATGCAGAAGCAATTGCAAAAAATACAGGTGCGACCATAGTGAGTAACTACGAAATAGCAACACATTACGAAAACAAAGGGTTTGAAGTACACCCAATGAACCACGGGGGAAGCTGGGAATTTGATTTTGGTAAAGTGAAATATGTAAATGCTATACATACTAGTTCTTTTCCAGATGGTAGTTACGGCGGGCAGCCCGGTGGCTTTGTAATTGAAGGTGAACATAAAACCATTTACATCGCAGGCGATACAGCGCTTACCTTGGATATGAAATTAATACCCATGTATACCAAATTAGATCTCGCTATTCTGCCAATTGGAGATAACTTTACCATGGGAATAGACGATGCTATTATTGCAAGTAACTTCCTTGAATGTGATAAAATTCTTGGTGTACATTACGATACGTTTGGATACATAGAAATTGATCACGACGAAGCAAAAAAGAAATTTTATGATGCTGGGA
This Rasiella rasia DNA region includes the following protein-coding sequences:
- a CDS encoding metal-dependent hydrolase — translated: MNITFYGQNSLSIVIDETNIMVDPFISGNPLAKETIDIQSLKADYILLTHAHQDHILDAEAIAKNTGATIVSNYEIATHYENKGFEVHPMNHGGSWEFDFGKVKYVNAIHTSSFPDGSYGGQPGGFVIEGEHKTIYIAGDTALTLDMKLIPMYTKLDLAILPIGDNFTMGIDDAIIASNFLECDKILGVHYDTFGYIEIDHDEAKKKFYDAGKDLMLLEIGDAITL
- the menA gene encoding 1,4-dihydroxy-2-naphthoate octaprenyltransferase; the protein is MSKLKAWISAARLRTLPLSMSGILVASAAAMKAGSFSLAVMILALLTTLGFQVLSNFANDYGDGVKGTDNADRVGPARAFQSGLLTAKELKYGMIATTFITLFLASLLIFIAFGNENFILSVVFFNLGIAAIIAAITYTVGKNAYGYRALGDVFVFVFFGLVGVMGCYYLFTQNLSEYIIFPAITVGLLSAAVLNLNNMRDRLADAKVNKKTLAVVLGEKPAKLYHSLLVIIAFLSALFYFFITESTLPHYIPLLSFIPVFLNVWVVFKNNEPVKLDPELKKVALSTFLFSLLFLLVTMFL